A genomic region of Gossypium hirsutum isolate 1008001.06 chromosome D01, Gossypium_hirsutum_v2.1, whole genome shotgun sequence contains the following coding sequences:
- the LOC107955603 gene encoding probable protein phosphatase 2C 51 isoform X1 produces the protein MEGLTVCMLDLHIPFPSKIGVKEVSVGVVAVFDGHNGAEASEMASKLLLEYFALYTYFLLDATFSFVLKKQSSRLPNVGEGDIVFQVLNWDKEIGKHGLNLESCFLFASTCYSAGCGN, from the exons ATGGAAGGTCTCACTGTCTGCATGCTCGATCTCCACATTCCCTTCCCGA GCAAAATTGGGGTTAAGGAAGTTTCAGTCGGAGTTGTTGCAGTTTTTGATGGTCATAATGGTGCTGAAGCTAGTGAGATGGCTTCAAAACTTTTACTGGAGTATTTTGCTCTATATACATATTTCCTTTTGGATGCAACTTTTTCCTTTGTATTGAAGAAGCAGTCAAGTAGGTTGCCAAATGTAGGAGAAGGGGATATTGTTTTCCAAGTGCTTAATTGGGACAAAGAGATTGGAAAGCATGGCTTGAACCTTGAAAG TTGCTTCCTGTTTGCTTCTACCTGCTATTCAGCTGGTTGTGGGAATTAG
- the LOC107955603 gene encoding probable protein phosphatase 2C 51 isoform X2: MEGLTVCMLDLHIPFPSKIGVKEVSVGVVAVFDGHNGAEASEMASKLLLEYFALYTYFLLDATFSFVLKKQSSRLPNVGEGDIVFQVLNWDKEIGKHGLNLESWLWELAIPGGFL, translated from the exons ATGGAAGGTCTCACTGTCTGCATGCTCGATCTCCACATTCCCTTCCCGA GCAAAATTGGGGTTAAGGAAGTTTCAGTCGGAGTTGTTGCAGTTTTTGATGGTCATAATGGTGCTGAAGCTAGTGAGATGGCTTCAAAACTTTTACTGGAGTATTTTGCTCTATATACATATTTCCTTTTGGATGCAACTTTTTCCTTTGTATTGAAGAAGCAGTCAAGTAGGTTGCCAAATGTAGGAGAAGGGGATATTGTTTTCCAAGTGCTTAATTGGGACAAAGAGATTGGAAAGCATGGCTTGAACCTTGAAAG CTGGTTGTGGGAATTAGCCATCCCTGGTGGATTTCTCTGA
- the LOC107955606 gene encoding phosphoacetylglucosamine mutase: MKEEQRLLLLHSSSLFFPPQGVKLSYGTAGFRADASILKSTVHRVGILAALRSLKTQSVVGLMITASHNKVTDNGVKIVDPSGGMLTQEWEPFADQLASAQTPEAFLSLITEFVEKEKIPLDGVQSAEILLGRDTRPSGESLLEAAKQGISSILGAIALDLGILTTPQLHWMVRARNKGMKATEPAYFEQISSSFRCLVDLIPNETKSSKMDNTVVVDGADGVGGEKLEVLKSMLTSLVIEVRNTGKGGGLLNDGVGADYVQKEKVVPRGFCSNDVGLRCASLDGDADRLVYFSLPTSSSRKIDLVDGDKILSLFALFIKEQLSILTKEGTEKLDNSYHARLGVIQTAYANGASTDYLKESGLEVIFTPTGVKHLHEKAAQFDIGIYFEANGHGTILFSESWLSWLEARNNELGLASEGSEQQKAALRLLSVSKLINQAVGDALSCLLLVEVILQHKGWSIHKWNELYQDLPSRQLKVKVVDRTAVATANAETVAISPPGIQEAIDAETAKYPKGRCFIRPSGTEDVIRVYAEASTQEAADSLAGSVAKIVDRFLGFSSSQQ, from the exons ATGAAAGAGGAACAACGCTTACTTCTTCTCCACTCATCCTCACTCTTCTTTCCTCCTCAAG GAGTGAAGCTATCATATGGGACAGCAGGGTTCAGGGCAGATGCATCGATCCTTAAATCAACAGTTCACAGAGTTGGGATATTGGCTGCTTTAAGATCACTCAAAACCCAATCAGTTGTTGGATTGATGATCACAGCTTCACACAATAAAGTTACTGACAATGGAGTCAAAATTGTTGATCCAAGTGGTGGAATGCTCACTCAAGAATGGGAACCTTTTGCTGATCAACTTGCCAGTGCCCAAACTCCTGAAGCCTTCCTCTCA CTCATAACAGAATTTGTAGAGAAGGAAAAAATTCCATTAGATGGAGTGCAATCTGCAGAGATATTGTTAGGAAGAGACACCCGGCCTAGCGGAGAATCCCTCCTTGAAGCTGCAAAGCAG GGAATAAGTTCAATTCTTGGAGCTATTGCTCTTGATTTAGGAATTTTAACAACCCCACAGCTGCATTGGATGGTTCGTGCTAGGAATAAAGGCATGAAAGCGACAGAACCTGCCTATTTTGAACAGATTTCAAGCTCCTTCAG GTGCTTGGTAGATTTGATCCCAAATGAAACCAAAAGCAGCAAGATGGATAACACAGTTGTGGTTGATGGGGCTGATGGTGTGGGTGGAGAGAAACTTGAAGTTTTGAAAAGTATGTTAACCAGTTTAGTTATCGAGGTTCGTAATACTGGTAAAGGTGGGGGTCTATTGAATGATGGGGTTGGTGCCGATTATGTACAGAAAGAGAAGGTTGTTCCACGTGGATTTTGTTCCAATGATGTTGGATTAAG GTGTGCAAGTTTGGATGGTGATGCTGATCGCCTTGTATATTTTTCTCTCCCAACTAGCAGTAGCAGAAAAATTGATCTTGTTGACGGGGACAAAATATTATCCTTGTTTGCATTGTTCATCAAGGAGCAACTAAGTATTCTGACCAAGGAGGGCACTGAAAAACTTGATAATAGTTATCATGCTCGACTTGGTGTTATACAGACAGCTTATGCTAATGGAGCATCCACTGATTATCTCAAAGAATCGGGTTTGGAAGTCATTTTTACTCCTACAGGGGTAAAACACTTGCATGAGAAAGCTGCTCAGTTTGATATTGGAATCTATTTCGAAGCCAATGGTCATGGCACTATCTTGTTCTCTGAATCCTGGTTGTCTTGGTTAGAGGCCAGGAACAATGAACTAGGTTTGGCGTCTGAAG GATCCGAACAACAGAAAGCTGCTCTAAGACTACTCTCTGTCAGTAAATTGATCAACCAAGCTGTTGGAGATGCTTTGAGTTGCTTGCTTTTGGTTGAGGTTATTTTGCAACATAAGGGTTGGTCCATACATAAATGGAATGAACTTTACCAGGATTTACCTAGTCGACAACTTAAG GTCAAAGTTGTAGACAGAACAGCCGTTGCAACAGCAAATGCCGAAACTGTAGCTATTAGTCCCCCTGGCATTCAAGAAGCCATTGATGCTGAAACTG CGAAGTACCCTAAAGGCCGGTGTTTCATACGACCATCAGGTACAGAGGATGTCATTCGTGTTTATGCAGAAGCCTCCACCCAAGAAGCTGCAGACAGCTTGGCCGGTTCTGTTGCCAAAATTGTTGATCGTTTTCTAGGTTTTAGCAGCTCTCAGCAGTAG
- the LOC107955607 gene encoding ubiquitin-conjugating enzyme E2 36, with protein MANSNLPRRIIKETQRLLSEPAPGINASPSEDNMRYFNVMILGPTQSPYEGGVFKLELFLPEEYPMAAPKVRFLTKIYHPNIDKLGRICLDILKDKWSPALQIRTVLLSIQALLSAPNPDDPLSENIAKHWKTNEAEAVETAKEWTRLYANGA; from the exons ATGGCCAACAGTAATCTCCCTCGAAGAATCATAAAG GAAACTCAGCGTCTCCTCAGTGAACCAG CGCCTGGAATTAATGCCTCACCATCAGAGGATAATATGCGATATTTTAATGTGATGATCCTTGGTCCAACACAATCTCCATATGAAG GAGGGGTTTTCAAGTTGGAACTATTTTTGCCCGAAGAATATCCCATGGCGGCTCCCAAG GTCCGGTTTCTTACAAAGATATATCATCCTAACATCGATAAG CTTGGAAGAATATGCCTCGATATTCTTAAAGACAAATGGAGTCCGGCTCTCCAGATTCGAACTGTACTTTTGAG CATTCAAGCACTCTTGAGTGCTCCTAATCCTGATGATCCACTCTCGGAAAACATTGCTAAGCACTGGAAAACAAACGAGGCCGAAGCCGTCGAGACAG CTAAGGAATGGACCCGTTTGTATGCGAACGGTGCATAA
- the LOC107955604 gene encoding rust resistance kinase Lr10, producing the protein MPKLKAKLPLLGHLMPSVALFVILFPAVCFARSLINQDCGSTFCGNLNISFPFRLKNQPPHCGHYGFEFECENNNRTTLVGRGGKFSVQQIIYENYTIRMVDASLDTDDCNSLPLTSVYPDYYDTYPYFKPYFYLFSNYHYYFSYNFNIIYVMNCTKPIKSSLFIEASCCTIKSNTSSSLPTFYFYFLNGNTHPSDINQACTIKAEVPIMIDNIIGMSTLDIYKKLLEGFWVKWSRCRYQSCTRNKVLFKDIFFGAYRLCLLITGGVILRSFPGIICLLAFVTYKWRRRHLSMDDMIEEFLKSQNNLVPLRYSFKEIKKMTKNFKDKLGEGGYGSVFKGKLRSGHHVAIKLLGKSKGNGQDFINEVASIGTIHHANVAKLIGFCVEGSKQALVYDFMSNGSLDKIIFTEENKNTLGWKKMFDIVLGVAQGIHYLHQGCDMQILHFDIKPHNILLDENFNPKVSDFGLAKLYSVDNSIVSLTAARGTIGYIAPELVYKNLGGISYKADVYSFGMLLMEIVGRRKNVNAFADHTSQIYFPSWIYDRLDQGDDLELGDVSDDEKAMVKKMVITAFWCIQLLPSDRPSMSKVLKMLESDVELLEMAPKPFHQLPLETSMEVHRCENSNDEPSTSLDTVTITSSNIA; encoded by the exons ATGccaaaattaaaagcaaaactGCCATTGTTGGGTCACCTAATGCCCTCTGTTGCTTTATTTGTAATTCTATTTCCTGCTGTTTGTTTTGCTAGGAGTCTTATTAACCAAGACTGCGGCTCTACTTTCTGTGGGAATTTGAATATCAGTTTTCCATTCCGATTAAAAAACCAACCTCCCCACTGTGGTCATTATGGCTTTGAATTTGAGTGTGAGAACAATAATCGCACCACTTTGGTTGGGAGAGGAGGGAAATTCTCTGTCCAACAAATCATTTACGAAAATTATACAATACGAATGGTCGATGCGAGCTTGGACACGGATGATTGCAACTCCCTTCCTCTTACTTCTGTATATCCTGATTATTATGATACTTATCCTTATTTTAAACCatatttttaccttttttctaattatcattattatttttcttataattttaacattatttatgTTATGAATTGCACGAAACCTATAAAATCATCACTTTTTATTGAGGCTTCTTGTTGTACGATTAAATCTAATACCTCCTCTTCCCTTCCaactttctatttctattttttaaatggaaacACCCACCCATCTGATATCAATCAAGCTTGCACTATCAAAGCGGAGGTTCCAATTATGATTGATAATATAATAGGCATGTCTACGCTGGATATATACAAAAAATTATTGGAGGGTTTTTGGGTCAAATGGAGTAGATGCCGTTACCAGAGTTGTACTAGAAACAAAGTTTTGTTTAAAGATAT ATTCTTCGGAGCTTATCGTCTCTGTTTGCTAATAACAG GTGGAGTTATCTTGAGGTCATTTCCTGGGATCATTTGTTTGCTTGCTTTTGTCACGTACAAATGGAGAAGAAGACATTTATCCATGGATGATATGATCGAAGAGTTCCTTAAAAGCCAAAATAATCTAGTGCCATTAAGGTAttcttttaaagaaattaaaaaaatgactaaaaattttaaagataaattaGGTGAAGGGGGTTATGGCTCAGTGTTTAAAGGAAAGCTTCGTAGCGGCCATCATGTGGCAATAAAATTGTTGGGCAAATCAAAAGGTAATGGCCAAGATTTCATAAACGAAGTTGCTTCCATTGGGACAATTCATCATGCTAATGTGGCAAAACTTATCGGATTTTGTGTGGAGGGATCAAAGCAAGCTCTAGTATATGACTTCATGTCTAATGGATCTTTAGATAAAATCATATTTACAGAAGAAAATAAGAACACTTTGGGCTGGaaaaaaatgtttgatattgtaCTTGGGGTGGCTCAAGGAATTCACTACTTACATCAAGGATGTGACATGCAAATTCTACATTTTGATATCAAGCCACACAATATTCTTCTTGATGAGAATTTTAATCCAAAAGTTTCGGATTTTGGTCTTGCTAAATTGTATTCAGTAGATAATAGCATTGTCTCTCTCACTGCGGCACGAGGAACGATAGGATATATTGCTCCTGAATTGGTTTACAAAAATCTTGGAGGCATCTCATACAAAGCCGATGTTTATAGTTTTGGAATGTTACTGATGGAAATAGTTGGAAGGAGAAAGAATGTGAATGCATTTGCTGACCACACTAGTCAAATATATTTTCCATCTTGGATTTATGACCGATTAGATCAAGGAGATGACTTGGAGTTGGGAGATGTTTCTGACGATGAAAAAGCAATGGTAAAGAAAATGGTAATAACAGCCTTTTGGTGTATACAATTACTGCCTTCTGATCGTCCTTCAATGAGTAAAGTTTTGAAGATGCTTGAATCTGATGTTGAACTCCTTGAAATGGCTCCTAAGCCATTCCATCAACTGCCGCTTGAAACATCAATGGAGGTTCATAGGTGTGAGAACTCTAATGATGAGCCAAGTACATCATTGGATACTGTTACTATAACAAGTTCAAATATTGCATAA